In a genomic window of Clavelina lepadiformis chromosome 7, kaClaLepa1.1, whole genome shotgun sequence:
- the LOC143464769 gene encoding D(1)-like dopamine receptor isoform X3, producing MFNVTTALPTENATYERPFDEIGIAVSAFIIFAFLVFGIVGNGLTFAVIVTYRMLSENIFMRFILSLCVSDLISAFISWLFLYRRTWGFDVWAPLPDIFCKFYWAADIMTSFVTALHIFSFAVLRLISIQFFAVYNKIKIRHGNIWIACIWVLSFLCGFLPSWFIFGAGERDRFGDTPDARWPACTVLYDQLVAYSYFQKISYTIFLYLPLVGVVVVCSAIVFIVRIKSRKVAPSKKCEKRQKREKQVVLQLLLIMASFLIGYIPFTAYEFWGNQDLPKTPYYRFADYWFGMIEYFFLRFSEVLNPLFYNLGSAKMRKHTKKFIKTKMLCCINWKKRTISHSVPTTLERSSSAVNNGA from the exons ATGTTCAACGTCACCACTGCCTTGCCAACGGAAAATGCTAC ATACGAGAGACCTTTTGATGAGATCGGGATTGCGGTTTCAGCTTTCATTATCTTtgcttttttggtttttggAATTGTCGGAAATGGTCTCACGTTTGCTGTCATTGTGACGTACCGAATGTTAAG tgaaaatattttcatgcgTTTCATCCTGTCCTTGTGCGTATCCGATTTAATATCAGCTTTCATCAGCTGGCTCTTCCTCTACCGACGAACTTGGGGTTTTGACGTTTGGGCTCCGTTGCCTGATATCTTCTGCAAG ttttactgGGCAGCCGACATAATGACCAGCTTCGTGACAGCCCTGCATATATTTTCCTTTGCCGTACTCCGCCTGATATCAATACAGTTTTTTGCTGtgtacaataaaataaagattCGACACGGaaac ATTTGGATCGCTTGTATTTGGGTGTTGTCTTTTCTGTGTGGCTTTTTGCCAAGTTGGTTTATATTTGGCGCCGGCGAGCGTGACCGCTTCGGTGACACGCCAGACGCCAGATGGCCAGCCTGCACCGTTCTTTATGACCA GCTTGTGGCCTATTCatactttcaaaaaatttcatataCCATATTCCTTTATCTGCCACTTGTTGGTGTGGTTGTCGTGTGCTCGGCCATTGTGTTCATCGTCCGGATAAAATCGAGAAAAGTTGCTCCTTCGAAAAAGTGTGAAAAGCGGCAGAAACGGGAGAAACAGGTGGTTTTACAGCTCTTGCTTATAATGGCTTCATTCCTGATAGGATACATTCCATTTACAG CTTATGAATTCTGGGGAAATCAAGATTTACCAAAAACGCCTTACTACCGTTTCGCTGACTACTGGTTTGGAATGATTGAGTATTTCTTTCTGCGCTTCTCCGAAGTATTAAACCCTTTGTTTTACAACCTGGGTTCTGCAAAGATGAGGAAACACACCAAgaaatttattaaaaccaaaatgcTCTGTTGCATTAACTGGAAAAAGAGAACCATTTCTCACTCAGTTCCTACAACACTCGAACGTTCTTCGTCTGCCGTTAATAACGGTGCATAA